A window of the Streptomyces griseochromogenes genome harbors these coding sequences:
- a CDS encoding AraC family transcriptional regulator → MDLLSDHLVRARATGAVFARTVAEPPWGLHLGGSTQLSVHTVVRGRGYLWLDTPGSSVELIPGSVTLVRGGPHHYIGHEPGAACLEPEEFRARHARTSPEDHPQATVFLCGAYQFSGEVGSGLLDALPQVLTLSAADDDPLRDVITLLSRELVRSELAQQIVLDRLLDLLLVLAIRCDFRRSATAPSWYRAAADPRLAAALRAMHENAAHPWTVPELAAISGLSRAAFARVFREALGRAPMQYLTEWRMTVARDHLRADELTLPQIADAAGYGSPFAFAAAFRRHHGEPPGTWRQRERATAATRLLTNTHPGP, encoded by the coding sequence ATGGACCTACTGTCTGACCACCTGGTGCGGGCGCGCGCCACCGGCGCGGTGTTCGCACGGACAGTCGCCGAACCACCGTGGGGACTGCATCTCGGCGGGTCGACACAGCTGTCCGTTCACACCGTCGTCCGTGGCCGCGGCTACCTCTGGCTGGACACCCCCGGCAGCTCCGTGGAGCTCATACCGGGAAGCGTCACGCTGGTGCGCGGCGGGCCGCACCACTACATCGGGCATGAGCCGGGTGCCGCATGCCTGGAGCCCGAGGAGTTCCGGGCCCGCCACGCCCGGACGAGCCCCGAGGACCACCCGCAGGCCACGGTGTTCCTGTGCGGCGCCTACCAGTTCTCCGGAGAGGTCGGCAGCGGACTCCTTGACGCACTGCCCCAGGTCCTGACCCTCTCGGCGGCCGACGACGATCCCCTGCGGGACGTGATCACTTTGCTCTCCCGAGAACTGGTCCGAAGCGAACTCGCCCAGCAGATCGTCCTGGATCGCCTCCTGGACCTGCTTCTCGTCCTGGCCATCCGCTGCGACTTCCGCCGCAGTGCGACCGCACCCAGCTGGTACCGGGCGGCCGCGGACCCTCGCCTTGCCGCCGCGCTGCGGGCCATGCACGAGAATGCGGCCCACCCATGGACGGTCCCCGAACTCGCCGCGATCAGCGGCCTGTCCCGGGCCGCCTTCGCGCGGGTGTTCCGGGAGGCACTCGGTCGGGCCCCCATGCAGTACCTGACCGAATGGCGCATGACCGTCGCCCGCGACCACCTGCGCGCCGACGAACTCACCCTGCCTCAGATCGCCGACGCCGCTGGCTACGGCTCACCCTTCGCCTTCGCCGCCGCCTTCCGCCGCCACCACGGAGAGCCACCCGGAACCTGGCGGCAGAGGGAGCGAGCGACCGCAGCAACTCGACTGCTCACCAATACCCACCCTGGACCGTGA
- a CDS encoding NmrA family NAD(P)-binding protein: MNDNTSPAALILGGTGRTGSLLADTLAGRGITPRTAARSGADVRFDWDDPATHSGALAGVDRLYLVAPTLRLSYAAQVAAFLDLAEAAGVRHVTYLSVYNADQAPAGVDIAAVEADLASRPGITHAVLRSAWVMQNFADDHLPVIDGVLTAPSAGGREAFVDAADIAAVAAETLLAPEAHTGVTYALTGPQALTFREVTDTIAAVSGRPVSYHDIDQEAWITDLLTAGIPADFAVMMRWLTGAVIDGNGATPSGDIEKVTGRPSTAFGEFARRNAHIWAAS, from the coding sequence ATGAACGACAACACATCCCCCGCCGCACTCATCCTGGGCGGCACCGGGCGCACCGGTTCACTGCTGGCCGACACGCTCGCCGGGCGAGGAATCACCCCGCGTACCGCGGCGCGCAGCGGAGCGGACGTCCGATTCGACTGGGACGACCCGGCCACCCACTCCGGCGCCCTGGCCGGCGTCGACCGCCTCTACTTGGTGGCACCCACTCTGCGCCTGAGCTACGCCGCCCAGGTCGCAGCCTTCCTGGACCTCGCCGAGGCGGCCGGTGTGCGCCACGTCACCTACCTGAGTGTCTACAACGCCGACCAGGCGCCGGCGGGCGTTGACATCGCGGCGGTCGAGGCCGATCTGGCCTCCCGGCCCGGCATCACCCACGCGGTGCTGCGCTCCGCGTGGGTGATGCAGAACTTCGCCGACGACCACCTCCCGGTCATCGACGGAGTGCTGACGGCGCCGAGCGCCGGTGGCAGGGAGGCCTTCGTCGACGCGGCCGACATCGCGGCGGTCGCGGCCGAGACGCTGCTGGCCCCCGAGGCCCATACGGGTGTCACCTATGCACTCACCGGCCCGCAGGCCCTCACGTTCCGCGAGGTCACAGACACCATCGCCGCCGTAAGTGGCCGCCCCGTCTCCTACCACGACATCGACCAGGAGGCGTGGATCACCGACCTCCTCACCGCGGGGATCCCCGCCGACTTCGCGGTGATGATGCGCTGGCTCACCGGCGCCGTCATCGACGGCAACGGAGCCACGCCCTCCGGCGACATCGAGAAGGTCACCGGTCGGCCGTCCACCGCCTTCGGCGAGTTCGCCAGGCGCAACGCACACATCTGGGCCGCCTCGTGA